A window of the Arthrobacter sp. Marseille-P9274 genome harbors these coding sequences:
- a CDS encoding D-2-hydroxyacid dehydrogenase, translating to MTNRASGSRPRVVILAEDGQPRPYNLGAIKARADVVVAPAAELPQAIAGADALFLWDFFSSALRDAWPQADALKWVHVAAAGVDTMLFDGLRDSEVELTNAHGTFDRPIAEFVLASILAHDKQLHHSKALQREATWMHRELTPTAGSRVLVVGTGGIGRATARLLRAVGLEVRGAGRTARECDDDFGSVVPSAELAEQAGWADHVVLIAPLTDQTRQMLNAEVLASMKPTAHLVNVGRGALVDEPALIEALQAGRIAAASLDVFDQEPLPADHPFWAMENVHISAHMSGDVVGWRDALADQFLANLDRWLAGEPLANQVDKERGYVSSRG from the coding sequence GTGACTAATCGAGCTTCGGGGTCCCGCCCCCGCGTGGTGATTCTGGCCGAGGACGGCCAGCCCCGCCCCTACAATCTGGGTGCGATTAAGGCGCGCGCCGACGTCGTTGTTGCCCCCGCCGCCGAGCTGCCGCAGGCGATCGCCGGCGCGGACGCCCTGTTCCTGTGGGACTTCTTTTCCTCGGCGCTGCGCGATGCGTGGCCGCAGGCGGACGCGCTGAAGTGGGTGCACGTGGCGGCCGCTGGCGTGGACACGATGCTGTTCGACGGGCTGCGCGACTCCGAGGTAGAGCTGACCAACGCGCACGGCACCTTCGACAGGCCGATCGCCGAGTTCGTGCTGGCGTCCATCCTGGCGCATGACAAACAGTTGCACCACAGCAAGGCCCTGCAGCGGGAGGCCACGTGGATGCACCGCGAACTCACGCCGACCGCAGGCTCCCGAGTGCTCGTTGTGGGGACCGGCGGGATCGGCCGTGCCACGGCCCGGCTGCTGCGCGCGGTCGGGCTGGAGGTCCGGGGCGCCGGACGGACGGCGAGGGAGTGCGACGACGATTTCGGCTCCGTGGTGCCCAGCGCCGAGCTCGCCGAACAGGCCGGGTGGGCGGACCACGTCGTGCTGATCGCTCCGCTGACGGACCAGACCCGGCAGATGCTCAACGCCGAGGTGCTCGCCTCCATGAAGCCGACGGCGCACCTGGTCAACGTCGGCCGCGGCGCGCTCGTGGACGAGCCCGCGCTCATCGAGGCGCTGCAGGCCGGCCGGATCGCCGCCGCCTCGCTGGACGTCTTCGATCAGGAGCCGCTTCCGGCCGACCACCCTTTCTGGGCCATGGAGAACGTGCACATCTCGGCGCACATGAGCGGCGACGTCGTCGGCTGGCGCGACGCCCTCGCGGACCAGTTCCTCGCCAACCTGGACCGCTGGCTCGCCGGCGAACCGCTCGCCAACCAGGTGGACAAGGAACGCGGCTACGTCAGCTCGCGGGGGTAA
- a CDS encoding cyclase family protein, which yields MTAAARGGLPDRRELKERPGALAGTSWNLFTDSSRGTPSFADAAAVVGAARSVQHGEVFGLDYPVDAFAPGMSKARKAPVHTIYANHPAHRDDFLDGFYLQGSTQIDGLRHRRADDVGFYGGVPDDLIQPGTEELGIQVWADKPIVTRGVLVDVAGYLQSQGREVDHSGGQPLPFDLIPRALEAQGAEVSTGDVVMLHTGWAEWFLGLDDARKREQQANGRATGMAQSEELLNWSWNSGVTLLAADNFAVECLPPVPDSPFRQTAPNDRGMMHQEFLAKLGLPLGELWRLGPLARRMRELGQWHALLVVKPLNVTGATGSPANATAIL from the coding sequence ATGACCGCCGCCGCGCGCGGCGGCCTGCCCGACCGCCGGGAACTCAAAGAACGCCCGGGCGCTCTGGCCGGCACCTCCTGGAACCTGTTCACGGACTCCTCGAGGGGAACGCCGTCCTTCGCCGACGCTGCCGCCGTGGTCGGTGCTGCCCGGTCGGTGCAGCACGGAGAAGTCTTCGGGCTCGATTACCCGGTGGATGCCTTCGCCCCCGGTATGTCCAAAGCCCGCAAGGCTCCCGTCCACACCATCTATGCCAACCATCCGGCCCATCGCGATGACTTCCTCGACGGGTTCTATCTGCAGGGATCTACCCAAATCGACGGGCTCCGGCACAGGCGCGCAGACGACGTTGGCTTCTATGGCGGCGTCCCGGACGACCTGATCCAGCCAGGCACTGAGGAACTGGGCATCCAGGTATGGGCAGACAAACCCATCGTGACCCGCGGCGTGCTGGTCGATGTCGCCGGGTACCTCCAGTCGCAAGGCCGGGAGGTCGATCATTCCGGCGGCCAGCCGCTTCCGTTCGATCTGATTCCCCGGGCGCTCGAAGCCCAGGGTGCGGAGGTCAGCACGGGCGACGTCGTCATGCTCCATACCGGCTGGGCCGAGTGGTTCCTTGGGCTCGACGACGCGCGCAAACGTGAACAGCAGGCCAACGGCCGCGCAACCGGCATGGCGCAAAGCGAAGAACTCCTCAACTGGTCCTGGAACAGCGGGGTGACACTGCTCGCGGCCGACAACTTCGCCGTCGAGTGCCTGCCTCCGGTCCCGGATTCTCCCTTCAGGCAGACGGCGCCGAACGACCGCGGCATGATGCACCAGGAATTCCTCGCCAAGCTCGGGCTGCCCCTCGGAGAACTCTGGCGCCTCGGACCGCTCGCCCGCCGGATGCGGGAGCTAGGACAGTGGCACGCCCTGCTCGTCGTCAAGCCGCTCAATGTCACAGGCGCCACCGGTTCGCCGGCCAATGCCACCGCCATTCTCTGA
- a CDS encoding TRAP transporter permease encodes MIGVWALGAYLAVIILWTTLLKRNVGEAMMIGFLVAAGFNGAAALNAGWTALYDALTDEIVYATVIFVFMGYLLERAGVMERMINLLDALIGGRKGGSAYVSTVASAGLGSIVHNQAAIAATVGSVTIPWMERAKVERTTAATIVAGNAGMGITFPFSASMFVLVGSSTVGPLLDIDTLILPLIAGGLWCVLHRLIVTAILVHRSGARATAKENRPLLLEALRRGWTTLLLFVGVALPMLLTTGALAKILSGHAGTDVSDAISPIFWIPVVLIVLGLALGRRQLPRSPKAWAQLIGDSAPRFGVVGITVLFAFAGANALATTGLPEQLSGLLDGLDLPVWLLAVVIGLIVVAVAAPLSSTATMAAVGTIGVAALIAAGVPAPTAAVAVLIFSSCEAAVPPGGAPLYVACGIAGVDPLHTFRRMLLYYALPLLGIGVLVAAGVLPV; translated from the coding sequence ATGATCGGCGTCTGGGCACTCGGCGCCTACCTGGCCGTGATCATCTTGTGGACGACCCTGCTTAAGCGCAACGTCGGGGAAGCCATGATGATCGGCTTCCTCGTTGCAGCCGGGTTCAACGGGGCGGCCGCGCTGAACGCCGGCTGGACCGCGCTCTACGACGCGCTCACCGACGAGATCGTCTACGCCACGGTCATCTTCGTGTTCATGGGCTACCTGCTGGAAAGGGCCGGAGTCATGGAACGGATGATCAACCTGCTGGACGCGCTCATCGGCGGCCGCAAGGGCGGCTCCGCCTACGTGTCCACCGTCGCCTCCGCAGGTTTGGGCAGCATCGTGCACAACCAGGCCGCCATCGCCGCGACGGTCGGCTCGGTGACCATCCCTTGGATGGAACGCGCCAAGGTCGAGCGGACCACGGCGGCCACCATCGTCGCCGGCAACGCAGGCATGGGCATCACCTTCCCCTTCAGCGCGTCCATGTTCGTCCTCGTCGGTTCCTCCACCGTCGGCCCCCTGCTCGACATCGACACGCTCATCCTTCCCCTGATCGCCGGAGGCCTCTGGTGCGTCCTGCACCGCCTCATCGTCACGGCCATCCTTGTGCACCGCAGCGGCGCCCGCGCCACAGCCAAGGAAAACCGCCCCCTGCTGCTCGAGGCCCTGCGCCGCGGCTGGACCACCCTGCTGCTCTTCGTCGGGGTCGCCCTGCCCATGCTCCTGACAACCGGAGCCCTCGCCAAGATCCTCTCCGGCCACGCAGGGACGGACGTCTCCGACGCCATCAGCCCGATCTTCTGGATCCCCGTTGTCCTGATCGTTCTCGGCCTGGCCCTGGGACGCAGACAGCTGCCCCGCAGCCCCAAGGCATGGGCCCAGCTCATCGGCGACTCCGCACCCAGGTTCGGCGTCGTCGGCATCACCGTTCTCTTCGCCTTCGCCGGCGCGAACGCCCTGGCCACCACCGGCCTGCCCGAACAACTGTCGGGCCTGCTGGACGGCCTCGACCTGCCCGTGTGGCTGCTCGCGGTCGTCATCGGCCTCATCGTCGTCGCCGTCGCAGCCCCCCTGTCCTCCACGGCTACCATGGCCGCCGTGGGCACCATCGGCGTCGCCGCGCTCATCGCCGCCGGTGTCCCGGCCCCGACAGCCGCGGTCGCCGTGCTGATCTTCTCCTCCTGCGAGGCCGCCGTGCCCCCGGGCGGTGCGCCCCTGTACGTCGCGTGCGGCATTGCCGGCGTCGATCCCCTCCACACCTTCCGGCGCATGCTGCTCTACTATGCCCTGCCGCTGCTGGGCATCGGGGTGCTGGTCGCCGCAGGCGTCCTGCCCGTCTAG
- a CDS encoding tripartite tricarboxylate transporter substrate binding protein produces MKRILAATSVAALTLMASTACGAQTSSSAGEDFPRQGKSIEMIVAFAPGGAVDTAARLVQPVLEKELGTNVEVVNKPGAGGQIGYTALTSAEADGYTIGATGSPSVVVTPLDPARGASFTREDFQPLGRQVIDPAVVAVQPDSPYQNLDDLLKAAKDKPDTITATTTGQQGGEHFAIAQVKDATGAALSPVHFSEGASQATTAFLGKHVEVLVANVSDVTDLVKQGKAKVLGVMDSERAEALPDVPTFKESGHDVVAATARGYSAPAGLPEPVAQKLEAALKTAIEDPAVVAKMEDLGLATSYQSAGDYETFWGQQETDYKTVLPLVQAK; encoded by the coding sequence ATGAAGCGCATCCTTGCCGCCACCTCAGTAGCAGCCCTCACCCTCATGGCTTCCACTGCCTGCGGCGCTCAAACCTCCTCCTCCGCGGGCGAGGACTTCCCCCGCCAGGGTAAGTCCATCGAGATGATTGTTGCGTTCGCCCCGGGCGGCGCCGTCGATACCGCCGCCCGCCTGGTCCAGCCCGTGCTTGAGAAGGAGCTGGGCACGAACGTCGAAGTTGTGAACAAGCCCGGCGCCGGAGGCCAGATCGGCTACACGGCCCTGACCAGCGCCGAGGCCGACGGCTACACGATCGGTGCCACCGGCTCGCCGTCGGTCGTCGTCACCCCGCTCGACCCGGCCCGCGGCGCGAGTTTCACGCGGGAGGACTTCCAGCCGCTCGGACGCCAGGTCATCGACCCCGCCGTCGTCGCCGTCCAGCCGGACAGCCCCTACCAGAACCTCGACGACCTGCTGAAGGCAGCGAAGGACAAGCCGGACACCATCACCGCGACGACCACCGGCCAGCAGGGCGGCGAGCACTTCGCGATCGCCCAGGTCAAGGATGCCACCGGTGCCGCGCTCAGCCCGGTCCACTTCTCCGAGGGCGCCTCGCAGGCTACCACTGCATTCCTCGGCAAGCACGTCGAAGTCCTCGTGGCCAACGTCAGCGATGTCACCGACCTGGTCAAGCAGGGCAAAGCCAAGGTCCTGGGCGTGATGGACAGCGAACGGGCCGAGGCCCTGCCCGACGTTCCCACCTTCAAGGAGTCCGGACATGACGTCGTCGCCGCCACCGCCCGCGGCTACTCCGCCCCGGCCGGCCTGCCCGAACCCGTCGCGCAGAAGCTCGAAGCAGCCCTGAAAACCGCCATCGAGGATCCGGCCGTTGTCGCGAAGATGGAGGACCTGGGCCTGGCCACCAGCTACCAGTCCGCCGGCGACTACGAGACGTTCTGGGGCCAGCAGGAGACCGACTACAAGACCGTCCTGCCCCTCGTCCAAGCCAAGTAA
- a CDS encoding DUF1932 domain-containing protein has protein sequence MNCTVIGLGEAGAIYASALLRAGHQVTGYDPVVTSAPAGVGLAPSAAAACAEADVVLVLTGAGAARPVAAECLPAMPAGACYADLTSSSPGTMEELGRGAGDVLFADVAILGPVIAQREATPLMASGPGAAAFADVVRGIGAPVEVVPGPPGAAMAHKLLRSVFMKGLASVVVEAVNAGRAAGLEDFVRAQITGMLAGDGQAVIERFLTGTQKHAARRSFEMRSTSGYLAELGVPAEMTEASATAMERMAAAEETESVAS, from the coding sequence ATGAATTGCACCGTTATCGGCCTCGGCGAAGCCGGCGCCATCTACGCCTCCGCCCTGCTGCGCGCCGGCCACCAGGTCACCGGCTACGATCCGGTCGTGACTTCTGCCCCGGCCGGAGTCGGCCTCGCACCTAGCGCAGCAGCCGCCTGCGCCGAAGCCGACGTAGTCCTGGTCCTCACCGGCGCCGGGGCGGCCCGCCCCGTCGCCGCCGAGTGCCTGCCGGCCATGCCTGCAGGGGCCTGCTACGCGGATCTGACCTCCTCTTCCCCTGGCACCATGGAAGAGCTCGGCCGCGGCGCCGGGGACGTACTGTTCGCCGACGTCGCGATCCTCGGACCGGTCATCGCACAGCGCGAAGCCACCCCGCTGATGGCCAGCGGTCCCGGCGCCGCAGCCTTCGCCGACGTCGTGCGCGGCATTGGTGCACCCGTTGAGGTTGTCCCCGGACCTCCAGGGGCCGCGATGGCGCATAAACTGCTGCGCAGCGTCTTCATGAAGGGGCTCGCCTCCGTCGTCGTAGAAGCCGTCAACGCAGGTCGGGCGGCGGGCCTGGAAGATTTCGTCCGCGCCCAGATCACGGGGATGCTCGCCGGGGACGGGCAGGCCGTCATAGAGCGGTTCCTCACGGGCACGCAGAAGCACGCGGCCCGCCGCTCCTTCGAGATGCGCTCCACCAGCGGCTACCTAGCCGAACTCGGTGTCCCTGCGGAAATGACCGAAGCCTCGGCCACCGCGATGGAACGCATGGCCGCGGCCGAAGAAACCGAAAGCGTGGCATCCTGA
- a CDS encoding FAD-binding and (Fe-S)-binding domain-containing protein — MSEAVLPDTTRTPDRRAGNTGVDRPAVLAALAAAGITADASPRRRAEYSFDASNYRVPPLAVVFPRSIEDVVAAVKACRATGTPLIGRGGGTSMAGNAIGPGVVLDFSRYLNRIHRVDEAAGTVSVEPGVVLAALSAEVERATEGRFTFAPDPSSKNRATVGGALGNDACGNHSVRYGRTSDHVAEIDVVTSDGVRLTAGAEGLRATDPEDTAAALRAAQLTAELKELARANLAGFRTELGRIQRQVSGYHLANLLPEKGFNVARALVGSEGTCAVIVGARMKLVPKPASALLVCVGYRDVVEASRDIGTILEFSPSAVEGIDEAIVDTMRFRRGDGSVQGLPEGKAWLYVDLDGDDPDEVAAEAERLLARLRENGRMMDGRPVPDPVERASLWRVREVGAGLSSRLSTGGESWPGWEDSAVAPEKLPEYLADFRDLLAKHGLTGVMYGHLGAGCMHIRITYDLRSDAGRAVFRAFSREAAELVVRHGGSLSGEHGDGRARSELLPIMYSAAMLRAFADYRRIWDPAGILNPGSLTDPDPLDAHLSLDGVPERQWRTSFDLRPIGAGGSASAETDNPADESGAGADPWVHAVQGCIGVGKCRSDTAGVMCPSYRATRDEKDSTRGRARVLQDMVRGARSIEEGWRSEEVREVLDLCLSCKACSSDCPTGTDMATYKSEFFDHYYRGRRRPLSHYSLGWLPRWLKLTGRIAPLVNAALDTPLGKLAAAAGGMTTKRALPKFAGAGEWWRQVAAAGLQRGKHDGGVRPVAGGTLEGEYDGGARHRADRTSGVVLFVDTFTRGFRPEVAGAAARVLAGAGQPAECSADACCGLTWISTGQLDTAKKLLRGAVEALDDGTDRPIVVVEPSCAAALRKDLPELVHTEQARRVAARVRSFAAYVGELAAGGWKPAPAEPLPEQVVLQTHCHEYAVFGAATQRQALAAVGIEGVTDATGCCGVAGNFGFEKQHYDVSMQVAEHALAPALRGSGTDVPVLTDGFSCAMQVNQLAPDRPGRHLAQLLDPKPDQTTDKKDSPA, encoded by the coding sequence ATGAGCGAAGCCGTCCTCCCCGACACCACCCGTACCCCGGACCGCCGAGCCGGCAACACCGGCGTCGACCGGCCCGCCGTGCTCGCCGCGCTGGCCGCGGCGGGCATCACCGCCGACGCCTCGCCGCGCCGGCGGGCCGAGTACTCCTTCGACGCGTCCAACTACCGCGTCCCGCCGCTCGCCGTGGTCTTCCCGCGCAGCATCGAGGACGTCGTCGCCGCCGTGAAAGCCTGCCGCGCCACGGGCACGCCGCTGATCGGCCGCGGCGGCGGTACCTCGATGGCCGGCAACGCGATCGGTCCCGGGGTCGTGCTGGATTTCTCCCGCTACCTGAACCGGATCCACCGCGTCGACGAGGCGGCCGGGACGGTTTCGGTGGAGCCCGGAGTGGTGCTGGCCGCGCTCTCCGCCGAGGTGGAGCGCGCGACGGAGGGACGCTTCACCTTCGCGCCGGATCCGTCCTCGAAGAACCGCGCCACGGTCGGCGGCGCGCTGGGCAACGATGCGTGCGGCAACCACTCGGTCCGCTACGGCCGGACGTCTGACCACGTGGCGGAGATCGACGTCGTGACGTCCGACGGCGTTCGGCTCACCGCGGGCGCGGAGGGGCTGCGGGCCACGGATCCCGAGGACACCGCCGCCGCGCTGCGCGCCGCGCAGCTCACTGCCGAGCTGAAGGAGCTGGCGCGCGCCAACCTCGCCGGGTTCCGCACCGAGCTCGGCCGGATCCAGCGGCAGGTTTCCGGCTACCACCTGGCCAACCTGCTGCCGGAGAAGGGCTTCAACGTGGCCCGCGCGCTGGTGGGGTCCGAGGGCACCTGCGCGGTCATCGTCGGGGCGCGGATGAAGCTGGTGCCGAAGCCCGCGAGCGCGCTGCTGGTCTGCGTCGGCTACCGGGACGTGGTCGAGGCCTCGCGGGATATCGGCACCATCCTCGAGTTCTCCCCCTCCGCGGTGGAGGGGATCGACGAGGCGATCGTGGACACCATGCGCTTCCGCCGCGGTGACGGCTCCGTGCAGGGCCTGCCGGAGGGCAAGGCCTGGCTGTACGTCGACCTGGACGGCGACGACCCGGACGAGGTCGCCGCAGAGGCCGAGCGGCTGCTGGCCCGGCTGAGGGAGAACGGCCGGATGATGGACGGCCGCCCGGTCCCCGATCCGGTGGAGCGCGCCTCGCTCTGGCGCGTCCGCGAGGTCGGCGCCGGCCTGTCCTCCCGGCTGTCCACCGGCGGCGAGTCCTGGCCCGGCTGGGAGGATTCCGCCGTTGCGCCCGAAAAGCTGCCGGAGTACCTGGCGGACTTCCGCGACCTGCTGGCCAAGCACGGCCTGACCGGCGTGATGTACGGACACCTCGGCGCCGGCTGCATGCACATCCGGATCACCTACGACCTGCGCAGCGACGCCGGCCGCGCCGTGTTCCGGGCCTTCTCCCGCGAGGCCGCGGAGCTGGTGGTCCGGCATGGCGGCTCGCTCTCCGGCGAACACGGGGACGGCCGCGCCCGCTCCGAGCTGCTGCCGATCATGTACTCCGCCGCGATGCTGAGGGCCTTCGCCGACTACCGCCGGATCTGGGACCCCGCCGGCATCCTCAACCCCGGTTCGCTCACCGATCCGGACCCGCTGGACGCGCACCTGTCGCTGGACGGCGTGCCGGAGCGGCAGTGGCGCACCAGCTTCGACCTGCGCCCGATCGGCGCGGGCGGCAGCGCCAGCGCCGAGACCGACAACCCGGCGGACGAGTCCGGGGCCGGCGCCGACCCGTGGGTGCACGCCGTCCAGGGCTGCATCGGCGTGGGCAAGTGCCGCTCGGACACCGCCGGCGTCATGTGCCCCAGCTACCGCGCCACCCGGGACGAGAAGGACTCCACCCGCGGCCGCGCCCGCGTGCTGCAGGACATGGTCCGCGGCGCCCGCAGCATCGAGGAAGGCTGGCGCTCCGAGGAGGTCCGCGAGGTGCTGGACCTGTGCCTGTCCTGCAAGGCCTGCTCGAGCGACTGCCCCACCGGCACCGACATGGCGACCTACAAGTCCGAGTTCTTCGACCACTACTACCGCGGCCGGCGGCGTCCGCTCTCGCACTATTCGCTCGGCTGGCTGCCGCGCTGGCTCAAGCTCACCGGCCGCATCGCGCCGCTGGTCAACGCCGCGCTGGACACGCCGCTGGGCAAGCTGGCGGCGGCCGCGGGCGGCATGACCACGAAGCGCGCGCTGCCGAAGTTCGCCGGTGCCGGCGAATGGTGGAGGCAGGTGGCCGCGGCCGGGCTGCAGCGCGGAAAGCACGACGGCGGTGTCCGGCCGGTCGCGGGCGGCACCTTGGAAGGCGAGTACGACGGCGGTGCACGCCACCGCGCGGACCGCACCTCCGGCGTCGTCCTCTTTGTGGACACCTTCACGCGCGGCTTCCGCCCGGAGGTCGCCGGTGCCGCCGCGCGGGTGCTCGCGGGCGCCGGACAGCCGGCCGAATGCTCGGCCGACGCGTGCTGCGGGCTGACCTGGATCTCCACCGGCCAGCTGGACACCGCGAAGAAGCTGCTCCGCGGGGCCGTCGAGGCGCTCGACGACGGGACGGACCGGCCGATCGTCGTCGTGGAACCCAGCTGCGCCGCCGCGCTGCGCAAGGACCTGCCCGAACTCGTGCATACCGAGCAGGCCCGCCGGGTGGCCGCCCGGGTGCGCAGCTTCGCCGCCTATGTGGGCGAGCTGGCCGCGGGCGGCTGGAAGCCGGCGCCGGCGGAACCGCTGCCGGAGCAGGTGGTGCTGCAGACGCACTGCCACGAGTACGCCGTCTTCGGCGCCGCAACCCAGCGGCAGGCCCTGGCCGCCGTCGGCATCGAAGGCGTCACCGATGCGACCGGCTGCTGCGGTGTCGCCGGCAACTTCGGCTTCGAGAAGCAGCACTACGACGTGAGCATGCAGGTGGCCGAGCACGCCCTGGCCCCGGCCCTGCGCGGCAGCGGCACGGACGTGCCGGTCCTGACGGACGGCTTCTCCTGCGCCATGCAGGTCAACCAGCTCGCCCCGGACAGACCCGGCCGGCACCTCGCCCAGCTGCTCGATCCCAAACCTGACCAGACCACTGACAAGAAGGACTCTCCCGCATGA
- a CDS encoding methyltransferase yields MSSTADTTTVVDFERPAPELIARLAALPAANIGDAMERLGVADSAIQAIWPGARLAGPAFTVWVAAGDNQGIHASLAAASPGDVVVVSGGGDTSRALLGELIGERAISAGLAGFALDGAARDAEVLGEIGLPVFAKATSPAGPYKNGPFRIAVPIAFGGVPVLPGDIIVGDSDGVVVVPRGRADEIAAAAEAVFADEAERRARIIGDRAANS; encoded by the coding sequence ATGTCCTCCACCGCTGACACCACGACCGTCGTCGATTTCGAGCGGCCCGCCCCGGAACTCATCGCCCGCCTCGCGGCCCTGCCCGCGGCCAACATCGGCGATGCGATGGAGCGCCTCGGCGTCGCCGATTCGGCCATCCAGGCGATCTGGCCCGGAGCCAGACTGGCTGGCCCCGCCTTTACCGTCTGGGTCGCCGCCGGCGACAACCAAGGCATCCACGCAAGCCTCGCCGCGGCCAGCCCCGGCGACGTCGTGGTGGTCAGCGGCGGGGGCGACACCTCCCGCGCGCTGCTCGGAGAACTCATCGGTGAACGGGCGATCTCAGCCGGACTAGCCGGCTTCGCGCTGGACGGGGCCGCGCGGGACGCCGAAGTCCTCGGCGAGATCGGATTGCCGGTCTTCGCCAAGGCCACCAGCCCGGCCGGCCCCTATAAAAACGGCCCGTTCCGGATCGCGGTGCCCATCGCTTTCGGCGGGGTTCCGGTCCTGCCAGGCGACATCATCGTCGGTGACTCCGACGGCGTCGTCGTCGTTCCCCGCGGCCGGGCGGACGAAATCGCGGCAGCGGCCGAAGCGGTCTTCGCGGACGAAGCCGAACGCCGCGCCCGCATCATCGGCGACCGCGCCGCCAACTCCTGA
- a CDS encoding aspartate aminotransferase family protein: MTSLSPALKQATPVVVDHALGSWIYGTDGKDYLDFTTGIGVTSTGHCHPKVVAAARDQVGKIIHAQYTTVMHQPLLQLTEKLGEVLPAGLDSVFYANSGSEAVEAAIRLARMATGRPNIVVFQGGFHGRTVAAASLTTAGTKFSAGFAPLMAGVHMSAFPYAYRYGWDEATAVEFALKELDYLLQTRTAPNDTAAFLIEPALGDGGYLPTPPAFMEGLRERADRHGIKLIFDEVQAGVGRTGRFWGHQHSAATPDILITAKGIASGFPISAIAASTETMSKAWPGSQGGTYGGNAVSAAAGVATLEVVQEEGLVENSRLRGEQLQAGLLEIQGRFPQIGNVRGLGLMQGIEFTGADGNPDAATATAVQQATTEQGLLTLTCGPAGNVVRLIPALVVTPEEITTGLERFEAAVAVATGAVPAAATGA; the protein is encoded by the coding sequence ATGACTTCACTTAGCCCCGCGCTCAAGCAGGCCACCCCCGTCGTCGTCGACCACGCCCTCGGCAGCTGGATCTACGGCACGGACGGCAAGGACTACCTGGATTTCACCACCGGCATCGGCGTCACCAGCACCGGCCACTGCCACCCGAAGGTGGTCGCCGCGGCGCGGGATCAGGTCGGCAAGATCATCCACGCGCAGTACACCACGGTGATGCACCAGCCGCTGCTGCAGCTGACGGAAAAGCTGGGTGAGGTGCTGCCGGCCGGGCTGGACTCCGTCTTCTACGCCAACTCCGGCTCGGAGGCGGTCGAGGCCGCGATCCGACTGGCCCGGATGGCCACCGGGCGCCCGAACATCGTGGTCTTCCAGGGCGGCTTCCACGGCCGCACCGTCGCGGCGGCGTCGCTGACCACGGCGGGCACCAAGTTCTCCGCCGGCTTCGCACCGCTGATGGCCGGCGTGCATATGTCCGCCTTCCCCTACGCCTACCGCTACGGCTGGGACGAGGCCACCGCCGTCGAATTCGCCCTGAAGGAACTGGACTACCTGCTGCAGACCCGCACCGCGCCGAACGACACGGCGGCGTTCCTGATCGAGCCGGCCTTGGGCGACGGCGGCTACCTGCCCACCCCTCCGGCGTTCATGGAAGGGCTGCGCGAGCGCGCGGACCGGCACGGCATCAAGCTGATTTTCGACGAGGTGCAGGCCGGCGTCGGGCGCACCGGCAGGTTCTGGGGCCATCAGCACTCGGCGGCGACGCCGGACATCCTGATCACCGCCAAGGGCATCGCCTCCGGCTTCCCGATCTCCGCGATCGCCGCCTCGACCGAGACCATGTCGAAGGCGTGGCCAGGTTCGCAGGGCGGCACCTACGGCGGCAACGCCGTCTCCGCGGCGGCCGGCGTCGCCACGCTGGAAGTGGTCCAGGAGGAGGGGCTGGTGGAGAACTCGCGGCTGCGCGGCGAGCAACTGCAGGCCGGGCTGCTCGAGATCCAGGGCAGGTTCCCGCAGATCGGTAACGTCCGCGGCCTGGGCCTGATGCAGGGCATCGAGTTCACCGGAGCGGACGGCAACCCGGACGCGGCCACGGCCACCGCGGTCCAGCAGGCCACCACCGAGCAGGGCCTGCTGACGCTGACCTGCGGTCCGGCGGGCAACGTGGTCCGGCTGATCCCGGCCCTCGTGGTCACGCCCGAAGAAATCACCACCGGCCTGGAGCGCTTCGAGGCGGCCGTCGCCGTCGCCACCGGAGCCGTCCCCGCGGCAGCGACGGGAGCCTGA